One window of the Chitinophaga niabensis genome contains the following:
- a CDS encoding SGNH/GDSL hydrolase family protein, which translates to MRSLLFLSIILSLQLSTSAQQFKKGDRVCFVGNSITHNGDFWHNVQLYYNTRYPQLGVEFFNCGISGDVTAGILRRMDADIFIHNPTWAVIMIGMNDVNRPLYDAKRRDEPGIKEKQQEALVVYKRNLDSIINIFLAKGVKVIMQTPSIYDQTSKMASNNLFGVNDALKTCAGYIKEFAAKYKLQVVDYWTMLSTLSAQVQQTDSMATLISQDRVHPAGVGHLLMGWEFLKTIKAPAVVANIVIDQDTKMSQGKSANCVITDLKRDKSTISFTVLEKALPFPVREDQQKALELVPFTDNLNRDMIQFNYLDPGNYVLQIDDVEIGKYFSGELQRGLNLALVPNSPQYQQALKVQALYQKRWKLESQMRLLRLMEYRHLNVVKGKEKLENVQNYFDTALVKKPDTDGMKKNFIQYLKDKPREAEIMQALKGSLDSLPLLNKTVAHKFVLRKQ; encoded by the coding sequence ATGCGCTCATTATTATTTCTCTCTATTATCCTCAGCCTCCAGCTGTCCACCTCAGCACAGCAATTCAAAAAGGGGGACAGGGTTTGTTTCGTTGGAAACAGCATTACCCACAACGGAGATTTCTGGCATAACGTGCAACTCTACTACAACACGCGCTATCCGCAACTGGGCGTGGAGTTCTTCAATTGCGGCATTTCAGGAGATGTAACAGCAGGGATCCTTCGCCGGATGGATGCTGACATCTTTATCCATAATCCTACCTGGGCCGTGATCATGATAGGGATGAACGATGTGAACAGGCCACTCTACGATGCCAAAAGAAGAGATGAACCCGGCATAAAAGAAAAACAGCAGGAAGCCCTGGTGGTCTACAAAAGGAACCTGGACAGCATTATCAATATCTTCCTGGCCAAAGGGGTGAAAGTGATCATGCAAACACCTTCTATTTACGACCAGACTTCCAAAATGGCGTCCAATAATCTTTTTGGCGTAAACGACGCTTTGAAGACCTGTGCCGGTTACATCAAAGAATTTGCTGCTAAATATAAACTACAGGTGGTAGATTACTGGACCATGCTTTCTACACTGAGCGCGCAGGTGCAGCAAACAGATTCCATGGCCACATTGATCAGCCAGGACAGGGTACATCCTGCCGGAGTGGGTCATTTGCTGATGGGCTGGGAATTCCTGAAAACCATCAAAGCACCGGCAGTAGTTGCTAACATTGTGATAGACCAGGATACGAAAATGAGCCAGGGTAAAAGCGCCAACTGCGTGATCACTGACCTGAAACGCGATAAATCCACCATCTCTTTTACTGTATTGGAAAAGGCCCTGCCTTTCCCGGTGCGGGAAGATCAGCAGAAAGCATTGGAGCTTGTGCCATTTACGGATAACCTGAACAGGGATATGATACAGTTCAATTACCTGGACCCGGGCAATTATGTGTTGCAGATTGATGATGTGGAAATAGGGAAGTACTTTTCCGGAGAACTGCAAAGAGGGCTGAACCTTGCGCTGGTACCTAATTCCCCGCAATACCAGCAGGCCCTGAAAGTACAGGCCTTGTACCAGAAACGCTGGAAGCTGGAAAGCCAGATGCGCTTGCTTCGCCTGATGGAATACCGCCATCTCAATGTGGTAAAGGGTAAGGAGAAACTGGAAAACGTGCAGAACTACTTTGATACGGCATTGGTGAAAAAACCGGATACGGATGGTATGAAGAAGAATTTCATCCAGTACCTGAAAGACAAACCCAGGGAGGCGGAGATCATGCAGGCGCTGAAGGGCTCACTGGATTCTCTGCCGTTGCTGAATAAAACAGTAGCACATAAGTTCGTTTTGAGGAAGCAGTAA
- a CDS encoding zinc-binding alcohol dehydrogenase family protein encodes MRALICSAPGLLEYQDIEGPEMKKDHVIIRIRRTGICGTDFHAFKGNQPYFSYPRILGHELAGELTEDVEGFVKGEMVTFIPYFHCGQCNACLRGKTNCCVQMKVCGVHVDGGMVDYLSVPTASLIKSNGLSADELALAEPLAIGAHGIRRAAIEPGESVLVMGAGPIGLGLVAFAKMAGAAVTVFDLNKERLAFCAEHLGVNVTSDPQGIVADAVIDATGNLAAINSGLQYLAHGGRYVLVGLQKEVLSFSHPELHKREGTIMSSRNATREDFEQVTQAIRNKTINPVRFITHRVHFSELKTLMENFPSDSIKVMVDY; translated from the coding sequence ATGAGAGCATTGATCTGCAGCGCACCGGGACTCCTGGAATACCAGGATATTGAAGGCCCGGAAATGAAGAAGGACCATGTTATTATCCGCATCCGCAGAACGGGTATTTGCGGAACAGATTTTCATGCTTTCAAAGGAAATCAGCCCTATTTCAGCTATCCACGGATCCTGGGCCATGAGCTGGCAGGGGAACTAACGGAAGATGTGGAAGGTTTCGTAAAAGGGGAGATGGTCACCTTCATCCCTTATTTTCATTGCGGCCAATGTAATGCCTGCCTTCGAGGAAAAACAAACTGCTGTGTACAGATGAAAGTTTGCGGTGTGCATGTGGATGGTGGCATGGTAGATTATCTTTCCGTTCCAACTGCCTCTCTTATAAAAAGCAATGGCCTGAGCGCAGATGAACTGGCGCTTGCAGAGCCACTTGCCATAGGTGCGCATGGTATAAGACGTGCAGCTATCGAACCCGGGGAATCCGTATTAGTGATGGGAGCAGGGCCGATAGGTTTAGGATTAGTAGCCTTCGCAAAAATGGCCGGTGCAGCCGTAACTGTTTTTGATCTGAATAAAGAACGACTGGCCTTTTGTGCAGAGCATTTAGGTGTAAATGTTACCAGCGATCCGCAGGGGATAGTAGCAGACGCAGTGATAGATGCTACCGGAAACCTGGCAGCCATCAATAGTGGATTGCAGTACCTGGCACATGGCGGGCGTTATGTATTGGTAGGTTTGCAGAAAGAGGTGCTTTCTTTTTCCCATCCTGAACTGCATAAACGGGAAGGCACTATTATGAGCAGCAGGAATGCTACCCGCGAAGATTTTGAACAGGTCACCCAGGCAATAAGGAACAAAACAATAAACCCGGTGCGCTTTATTACACACCGGGTTCATTTTTCTGAACTGAAAACTTTGATGGAAAATTTTCCTTCAGACAGTATTAAAGTAATGGTAGATTATTGA
- a CDS encoding DUF4198 domain-containing protein has protein sequence MNVRLFSMITLFTLACSQVFGHALWIETSPTGKKGQPQEVRVFWGEYADKDISPVDKWWSDTKSYTLTLITPDKKEIKLTSAPGSDHYKAVFTPESDGVYTVLLQHSVKDVYNGSRLDYHSSAAVVVGKSNTGGDATANKNPISIYSIAKGTYKVNESITLQALLDKSPAGDKEVEVFAPNGWGKKLWTDSTGSAKFTPIWPGRYFVEVAVTDEKAGEHHGKAFQKVWRCATYCIEVTK, from the coding sequence ATGAATGTACGACTTTTCTCAATGATCACCTTGTTTACCCTGGCCTGCTCCCAGGTATTTGGCCACGCCCTTTGGATTGAAACAAGCCCTACCGGTAAAAAAGGACAGCCACAGGAAGTACGTGTTTTCTGGGGTGAGTATGCAGACAAAGATATTTCTCCTGTGGATAAATGGTGGTCAGACACCAAATCCTATACGCTTACGCTGATCACGCCAGATAAAAAAGAGATCAAACTGACCTCTGCACCAGGTTCCGATCACTATAAAGCAGTTTTTACGCCTGAAAGTGATGGTGTATACACTGTGCTGTTGCAACACTCTGTGAAAGATGTGTATAATGGCAGCAGGCTGGATTATCATTCCAGTGCAGCTGTAGTGGTAGGTAAAAGTAATACAGGCGGTGATGCTACTGCGAACAAAAATCCCATCAGCATTTATTCTATTGCAAAAGGCACTTATAAAGTGAATGAAAGCATCACCCTGCAAGCGCTGTTGGATAAGTCACCTGCCGGTGATAAAGAAGTGGAAGTGTTTGCACCAAATGGCTGGGGTAAGAAATTATGGACAGACAGTACCGGTTCTGCTAAATTTACACCCATCTGGCCTGGCCGCTATTTTGTAGAAGTAGCTGTAACAGATGAGAAAGCCGGTGAACATCATGGTAAGGCTTTTCAGAAAGTTTGGCGTTGTGCTACTTACTGCATTGAAGTAACGAAATAA
- the zwf gene encoding glucose-6-phosphate dehydrogenase encodes MQQHKRPPASILFIFGGSGDLNYRKLTPALYNLFLDEWMPDQFAIVGIGRTEYSAEDYRSHLTEGIAKFSRRKEEQNGHYKQFFEHVNYLQLDAGDVKSYQRIADYVQQKEQEWGVHPNVIFYLAVAPQLVPSIAQELGTLNLCKDKSTTRIVIEKPFGHDLESAHELNALLAGLFAEEQIFRIDHYLGKETVQNILALRFANALFEPVWNRHYIDHIQITAAESVGLEDRAGYYENSGALRDMVQNHILQLMCMVAMEAPVSFDANEIRNKKVDVLNAIRPIKKEDVHENAVRGQYGAGWMKGKQAIGYREEKNVKPGSNTETYAAVKFFVDNWRWEGVPFYVRTGKYLHQKSTHVTIQFKEAPTYAFPSEAAESWRSNRLTISIQPEMDVRIRFQAKRPGQTMTLDPVNMTFTYEGSDDHTPEAYETLLLDVMEGDATLFMRADQVEAAWKVVMPILDTWETRIPQDFPNYAPDSWGPEDADAMIARDGHSWINLPPEKAK; translated from the coding sequence ATGCAACAACATAAACGTCCGCCCGCTTCCATCCTTTTCATTTTCGGCGGCAGCGGCGACCTGAACTACCGGAAACTAACACCTGCGTTGTACAACCTGTTCCTCGATGAGTGGATGCCTGATCAATTTGCTATTGTGGGAATTGGCCGTACAGAATACAGCGCTGAAGATTACCGCAGTCATTTAACAGAAGGGATCGCCAAGTTCTCCCGCCGTAAGGAAGAACAGAATGGCCATTACAAGCAATTCTTTGAGCATGTGAATTACCTGCAATTAGATGCGGGGGATGTTAAATCCTACCAGCGCATTGCAGATTATGTACAACAGAAAGAACAGGAGTGGGGTGTACATCCTAACGTAATATTCTACCTGGCTGTGGCACCACAACTGGTTCCATCCATTGCACAGGAACTGGGTACGCTCAATCTCTGCAAGGATAAAAGCACTACCCGCATTGTAATAGAAAAACCTTTCGGGCACGACCTGGAATCTGCTCATGAACTGAATGCGCTGCTTGCCGGCCTGTTTGCAGAAGAGCAGATCTTCCGTATAGACCACTACCTCGGAAAAGAAACCGTACAGAACATCCTGGCCCTGCGTTTTGCCAATGCATTGTTTGAGCCGGTATGGAACCGTCACTATATAGATCATATCCAGATCACCGCAGCAGAAAGTGTGGGGCTGGAAGACCGTGCAGGTTATTATGAGAATTCAGGAGCACTGAGGGATATGGTGCAAAACCACATCCTGCAACTGATGTGTATGGTGGCTATGGAAGCGCCGGTATCTTTTGATGCGAACGAGATCCGTAATAAAAAGGTAGATGTGCTGAATGCCATCCGCCCTATTAAAAAGGAAGACGTGCATGAAAATGCCGTACGTGGCCAGTACGGCGCCGGATGGATGAAAGGAAAACAGGCGATCGGGTATCGTGAAGAAAAGAACGTGAAGCCGGGTTCCAATACAGAAACTTATGCTGCTGTGAAGTTCTTTGTAGATAACTGGCGTTGGGAAGGGGTGCCTTTCTACGTGCGCACAGGTAAATACCTGCACCAGAAATCCACACATGTTACCATACAATTCAAGGAAGCGCCTACTTATGCATTCCCTTCGGAAGCAGCAGAATCCTGGCGTTCCAACAGGCTTACCATCAGCATTCAACCTGAAATGGATGTTCGCATCCGCTTCCAGGCTAAACGCCCTGGTCAGACAATGACGCTGGACCCTGTGAACATGACCTTCACATATGAAGGATCTGATGATCACACACCGGAAGCATACGAAACCCTGTTGCTGGATGTAATGGAAGGAGACGCTACCCTCTTCATGCGTGCAGACCAGGTAGAGGCTGCCTGGAAAGTGGTAATGCCTATCCTGGATACATGGGAAACACGCATTCCGCAAGACTTCCCGAACTATGCACCAGATTCATGGGGTCCTGAAGATGCAGATGCCATGATTGCCCGTGACGGACATTCATGGATCAATCTCCCTCCTGAAAAAGCAAAATAA
- a CDS encoding YybH family protein — protein sequence MQRILLFISLTLLFALPLKAQKDSIQRVINKEVWIPFIKAFNEGDTEAFLAVHSKDVSRVVENAIWDYKEYAKYTREGNAAMKERKHAQKLELRFTRRVAKGDRAYDVGYYKGTATDADGTSRSYYGKFTVLLRKEKGQWKILMDQDSPEDASEATFQKASPME from the coding sequence ATGCAACGTATCCTTTTATTCATCAGTCTGACCCTGCTATTTGCCCTCCCGCTGAAAGCTCAGAAGGACAGTATCCAACGTGTTATTAATAAGGAAGTGTGGATACCTTTTATCAAAGCATTCAATGAAGGGGACACGGAGGCTTTCCTTGCGGTGCACAGCAAGGATGTTTCCCGTGTAGTGGAGAATGCTATCTGGGATTACAAGGAGTATGCAAAATATACCCGGGAAGGCAATGCAGCCATGAAAGAGCGTAAGCATGCGCAAAAGCTGGAACTCCGTTTTACCCGCAGGGTGGCGAAAGGGGACAGAGCCTACGATGTGGGTTATTATAAAGGTACGGCTACAGATGCGGATGGTACATCGCGCAGTTACTATGGCAAATTCACGGTATTGTTAAGGAAAGAGAAAGGGCAATGGAAGATCCTGATGGACCAGGATTCCCCGGAAGATGCCAGCGAGGCTACTTTCCAGAAGGCTTCGCCGATGGAGTAA
- a CDS encoding TetR/AcrR family transcriptional regulator, with amino-acid sequence MSGRNKEFDERSALADATEVFWVKGYESASTEDLLQAMGINKGSMYNTFGNKRELFRQVFDEFSKKSAVRIKATFDKHKNPVDAVKEMYRDVTRPADPMEHQKGCFFIKILSEMSGMDEEMAAIARQKMLEVEAIYLVYMKKGIKEGYLKGNIPPETLAKYLMNMWNGISISRRIYGKKDLEKMVELNLEIFKGA; translated from the coding sequence ATGTCAGGTAGAAATAAAGAATTTGATGAAAGATCGGCCCTTGCGGATGCAACAGAAGTGTTCTGGGTGAAGGGCTATGAATCTGCTTCCACGGAAGATCTCCTGCAGGCCATGGGTATTAATAAAGGCAGCATGTACAATACTTTTGGCAACAAACGGGAATTGTTCCGCCAGGTGTTTGATGAGTTCTCCAAAAAAAGCGCTGTCCGTATCAAAGCTACTTTCGACAAACATAAAAACCCCGTTGATGCAGTGAAGGAAATGTACCGGGATGTAACACGCCCTGCAGATCCTATGGAACATCAGAAGGGTTGTTTCTTTATAAAGATACTGAGCGAGATGAGCGGCATGGATGAAGAAATGGCTGCAATAGCCCGTCAGAAGATGCTGGAGGTGGAAGCCATCTATCTGGTTTATATGAAGAAGGGTATAAAGGAAGGTTATCTCAAAGGAAATATCCCACCGGAAACTTTAGCCAAATACCTGATGAATATGTGGAACGGTATCAGTATCTCCCGCAGGATCTATGGGAAAAAAGACCTGGAGAAAATGGTGGAACTGAACCTCGAAATTTTCAAAGGAGCATGA
- a CDS encoding alpha/beta fold hydrolase: MTQYKNITVNGLNIFYREAGDPKNPAILLLHGFPTSSHMFRNLIANLEGKYYLVAPDFPGFGYSSMPRVEEFDYSFDNLSVVTENFVNAIGLKKFSMYVMDYGAPIGYRIAERNPEKIQALLVQNGNAYEEGLTDFWIPIFKYWKNPKDREEVATMLLPESTRWQYVNGVQDETKISPDNWQHDQSLLDRPGNREIQLQLFLSYGTNPPLYPKWQAYFRKYQPPTLITWGANDAIFPPSGAHPYKRDLQNVELHLLDTGHFALEDHHKEISSLIDDFLQKNLH; the protein is encoded by the coding sequence ATGACACAGTACAAAAACATTACAGTAAACGGATTGAACATCTTTTACCGCGAAGCCGGTGATCCAAAGAACCCTGCTATCCTGCTATTGCATGGGTTTCCCACTTCCTCCCATATGTTCCGCAACCTGATTGCGAACCTGGAGGGCAAGTATTATCTCGTGGCGCCGGACTTTCCCGGCTTTGGTTACAGCAGCATGCCCAGGGTAGAGGAATTTGACTACAGCTTTGACAATCTCTCTGTGGTCACGGAGAATTTCGTCAATGCCATTGGCCTGAAAAAGTTCAGCATGTATGTGATGGATTACGGGGCGCCTATTGGCTACCGTATCGCCGAAAGGAATCCTGAAAAGATACAGGCATTGCTGGTACAAAATGGCAATGCTTATGAAGAAGGCTTGACGGACTTCTGGATACCTATCTTTAAATACTGGAAGAACCCTAAAGACAGGGAGGAAGTGGCTACGATGCTGTTGCCTGAATCCACCCGCTGGCAGTATGTAAATGGCGTACAGGATGAAACAAAGATCAGTCCTGATAACTGGCAGCATGACCAGTCTTTGTTAGACAGGCCCGGTAACCGTGAGATCCAGCTGCAACTGTTTTTATCCTACGGAACCAATCCTCCGCTGTATCCAAAATGGCAGGCTTATTTCCGCAAATACCAGCCGCCCACCCTTATTACCTGGGGAGCTAATGATGCGATCTTTCCTCCATCCGGTGCACATCCTTACAAACGTGATCTGCAGAATGTAGAACTTCATCTTTTGGATACAGGGCACTTTGCACTGGAAGATCATCATAAAGAGATCAGCTCATTGATAGACGACTTCCTGCAGAAGAACCTGCATTAG
- the gndA gene encoding NADP-dependent phosphogluconate dehydrogenase, which produces MANSLYEFGMIGLGVMGRNLLLNMADHGFAVIGFDKDAEKGKALESSATAGTRVKGVVTLEDMINQLQSPRKIMMLVPAGKPVDDVLEALKPLLSPGDIIIDGGNSHYTDTLRRVVSVKAAGFHFMGVGVSGGEQGARTGPSIMPGGDQEAYAHVKPLLEAIAAKVNNEPCVAYLGKGAAGHYVKMVHNGIEYAIMQLISESYELLKKAGLNNDQLHEVYKEWNSGPMQSYLLEITADIFLQNDDKSGQRMIDVILDKAGSKGTGKWTSQDAMDLAVPATIIDTAVSMRTISAYKEERVAASRIYKEPNIPISTETSLFISQVKDALQFATIMCYAQGMAMLHSASSALEMDIPLPEALKVWRGGCIIRSALLSVFYDALKQAPELPNLLLNTAVAEEVKSKEHNMRAVLVQATQTGSPAAGFMAALSYFDAYRSEKLPTNLVQAQRDYFGAHTYQRIDMPGSFHTTWLHH; this is translated from the coding sequence ATGGCAAATAGCTTGTATGAATTTGGAATGATCGGTTTGGGCGTGATGGGGCGTAATCTCCTGCTCAATATGGCGGATCACGGGTTCGCCGTGATCGGCTTCGATAAAGACGCTGAAAAGGGCAAGGCCCTGGAATCGTCTGCCACAGCGGGCACCCGCGTAAAAGGAGTGGTAACGCTGGAAGACATGATCAACCAGTTACAAAGTCCCCGGAAGATCATGATGCTCGTTCCGGCCGGTAAACCGGTTGACGATGTGCTGGAAGCCCTGAAGCCTTTGCTTTCTCCGGGAGACATTATTATAGATGGGGGAAATTCCCATTATACAGATACCCTCCGCAGGGTGGTCTCTGTGAAAGCTGCCGGATTCCATTTCATGGGAGTGGGCGTTTCCGGAGGAGAACAGGGAGCCAGAACGGGGCCCAGTATTATGCCAGGAGGCGACCAGGAGGCTTACGCACATGTAAAACCCTTACTGGAAGCCATTGCCGCCAAAGTGAACAATGAACCCTGCGTGGCCTACCTCGGAAAAGGTGCCGCCGGTCATTATGTGAAAATGGTGCACAATGGTATTGAATATGCCATTATGCAACTGATCAGCGAAAGCTATGAGCTGCTGAAGAAAGCAGGCCTGAATAACGACCAGCTTCATGAAGTATATAAAGAATGGAACAGTGGCCCCATGCAGTCCTACCTGCTGGAGATCACGGCAGACATCTTCTTACAGAATGATGATAAGTCCGGTCAACGGATGATAGATGTGATCCTGGATAAAGCAGGGTCTAAAGGAACAGGTAAATGGACTTCGCAGGATGCGATGGACCTGGCCGTTCCGGCTACTATCATTGATACGGCTGTATCCATGCGTACCATTTCTGCCTATAAAGAGGAAAGGGTAGCAGCTTCCAGGATCTACAAAGAACCTAATATTCCCATTTCTACCGAAACCAGTCTTTTCATCTCCCAGGTGAAAGACGCGCTGCAGTTTGCCACCATTATGTGTTACGCACAGGGGATGGCCATGCTGCACAGTGCATCTTCCGCATTGGAAATGGATATTCCTTTACCGGAAGCGCTGAAAGTATGGAGAGGTGGTTGTATCATCCGTTCTGCCCTGTTGAGTGTTTTCTATGATGCGCTGAAACAGGCTCCGGAATTACCGAACCTTTTACTGAATACCGCAGTAGCGGAAGAGGTGAAGAGCAAAGAGCATAACATGCGTGCCGTACTGGTACAGGCTACGCAAACCGGTTCTCCGGCTGCAGGGTTTATGGCGGCTCTCTCTTATTTCGATGCTTACCGCAGCGAAAAACTCCCTACTAACCTGGTGCAGGCGCAGCGTGATTATTTCGGCGCCCACACTTATCAACGTATAGATATGCCTGGTAGTTTCCATACCACCTGGCTGCATCATTAA
- a CDS encoding glycoside hydrolase family 88/105 protein: MKTATFSFWLAASSLLISTAGMAQKDGDLTNFPKGATPQEIGKRVADRFIASPHPNFGRPVPPKVITYPETCAWYGALTFAKVTGDKTMAKQLADRFEPLFGAQDTLIPVPDHVDYTVFGAVPLELYQQTKDARYLKLGKGIADKQWGPPEGKRVIPASHEFYKRGYTWQTRLWIDDMFMITTVQSQATRATGDRSYIDKAANEMILYLDSLQKPNGLFYHAPNAPFFWGRGNGWMAAGMSELLRSVPKDNPNRPRIMAAYKNMMASLLKYQAEDGMWRQLIDDPTSWPETSCTGMFTFAMITGVKEGWLDKKTYGPAARKAWLKLITYIDANADISEVCEGTNMKNDHQYYLDRKRLVGDMHGQAPVLWCATALLRK, translated from the coding sequence ATGAAAACAGCAACTTTCTCTTTCTGGCTGGCAGCGTCCAGCTTATTGATCAGCACAGCCGGCATGGCACAAAAAGATGGAGACCTGACCAACTTTCCTAAAGGGGCTACACCGCAGGAGATTGGCAAAAGGGTGGCAGACCGTTTTATTGCCTCACCACATCCCAACTTCGGCAGACCGGTTCCGCCCAAAGTGATCACCTATCCTGAAACATGTGCCTGGTATGGTGCGCTTACTTTCGCAAAAGTGACTGGCGATAAAACCATGGCCAAACAACTGGCTGATCGCTTTGAACCTTTGTTCGGTGCGCAGGATACATTGATCCCTGTTCCGGACCATGTGGATTATACCGTTTTTGGTGCCGTTCCCCTGGAACTTTACCAGCAAACAAAAGATGCCCGTTATCTTAAACTGGGCAAAGGCATTGCGGATAAACAGTGGGGGCCGCCGGAAGGTAAAAGGGTAATACCTGCTTCCCACGAATTCTATAAAAGAGGGTATACCTGGCAGACCAGGCTGTGGATTGATGATATGTTCATGATCACTACAGTACAGTCGCAGGCAACCCGCGCTACGGGAGATCGTTCTTATATTGATAAAGCAGCGAATGAAATGATCCTTTACCTGGATTCCCTGCAAAAACCGAACGGGCTTTTCTATCATGCTCCCAATGCTCCTTTCTTCTGGGGCCGTGGTAATGGATGGATGGCTGCAGGGATGAGTGAATTATTACGTTCTGTTCCGAAAGACAATCCAAACCGCCCGCGTATTATGGCGGCTTATAAAAACATGATGGCTTCTCTGCTGAAGTACCAGGCGGAAGATGGCATGTGGCGGCAATTGATTGATGATCCTACCTCCTGGCCGGAAACATCCTGCACAGGTATGTTCACTTTTGCCATGATCACAGGTGTGAAAGAAGGATGGCTGGATAAGAAAACATATGGCCCCGCTGCACGTAAAGCATGGCTGAAACTGATCACTTACATCGATGCGAATGCTGATATCAGTGAAGTGTGCGAAGGTACCAACATGAAAAATGATCATCAATATTACCTGGACAGGAAACGCCTGGTGGGTGATATGCACGGCCAGGCACCCGTTCTTTGGTGTGCAACGGCATTGTTGCGGAAATAG
- a CDS encoding AraC family transcriptional regulator gives MKPVLRQMTATPDNSFVVRKDSGESMLNNWHYHAEIEFLYIRKSTGTWLVGDHIGHFQNGDVVMLGPNLPHCFRHEAGAMESGETICVKFLPAMMGHHFLELPEAKSIQHIIAKSNTGLKLEGKTKELAAAMIEEMLEDSPGKKLVHLLWLLQEVADSKETVPLSSKGFIQSPGNPDEERIKLIFEYTLKNYHQKISLDKVATLLHMTRPSFCRFFKNKTKKTYVQFLMEVRIGYACKLLVEDEKNVAEIGYECGYNNISHFNHQFKTITGKKPLEYKKDYLQKNH, from the coding sequence ATGAAACCAGTATTGCGTCAGATGACGGCCACGCCGGACAACTCTTTTGTTGTTCGTAAAGACTCGGGGGAGAGCATGTTGAACAATTGGCATTATCATGCCGAAATTGAATTCCTTTACATCCGCAAAAGCACCGGCACCTGGCTGGTGGGAGATCACATCGGGCATTTTCAGAATGGAGATGTAGTGATGCTGGGCCCTAATCTGCCACATTGTTTCCGGCATGAAGCAGGAGCTATGGAATCAGGGGAAACCATCTGCGTAAAATTCCTGCCTGCCATGATGGGCCATCACTTCCTCGAATTACCGGAGGCAAAGTCCATCCAGCACATTATCGCCAAATCTAACACAGGACTGAAGCTGGAAGGCAAAACAAAAGAACTTGCCGCTGCCATGATCGAAGAGATGCTGGAAGATTCTCCCGGCAAAAAACTCGTGCACCTGTTATGGCTGTTACAGGAAGTGGCGGACAGTAAAGAAACGGTACCCTTATCTTCCAAAGGTTTCATTCAATCTCCCGGAAACCCGGATGAGGAAAGGATCAAACTTATCTTTGAATACACACTCAAAAATTATCATCAGAAGATCTCTTTAGATAAAGTAGCTACATTGCTGCACATGACACGCCCTTCCTTCTGCCGTTTCTTCAAGAACAAAACAAAGAAAACCTATGTGCAGTTCCTCATGGAAGTGCGTATTGGTTATGCCTGTAAGTTATTGGTGGAGGATGAAAAGAATGTGGCGGAAATAGGCTATGAATGCGGCTATAACAATATATCCCATTTCAATCACCAGTTCAAGACCATCACTGGAAAGAAACCACTGGAATATAAAAAGGACTATCTGCAGAAGAATCATTAG
- a CDS encoding VOC family protein, giving the protein MKKILLLGLFSCAALTVAAQSRTRPVLNHIALYVQDLQKATVFYRDLLGLDTIPEPFHDGKHTWFAVGPASHLHLIAGAKAKQQGDRNTHICFSVPSVEAFIERLEKAGMEYINWAGEKKKLTVRVDGVKQIYLQDPDGYWVEVNDATK; this is encoded by the coding sequence ATGAAAAAAATCCTTCTTCTTGGTCTTTTCTCCTGCGCCGCACTCACTGTTGCTGCGCAAAGCAGAACACGTCCCGTGTTGAACCATATTGCCCTGTATGTGCAGGACCTGCAGAAAGCCACGGTATTTTACCGGGACCTGCTGGGGCTGGATACCATCCCCGAACCCTTTCATGATGGCAAACATACCTGGTTCGCCGTTGGGCCTGCCAGTCATTTACACCTGATCGCAGGCGCAAAAGCCAAACAGCAGGGCGACCGGAATACACATATCTGTTTCAGCGTGCCTTCTGTAGAAGCATTTATTGAACGGCTGGAAAAAGCAGGGATGGAATATATTAACTGGGCCGGGGAAAAGAAGAAACTGACGGTAAGGGTAGATGGGGTGAAACAGATCTATCTGCAGGACCCGGATGGGTATTGGGTAGAAGTGAATGATGCGACTAAATAA